One Methylosinus sp. LW4 genomic region harbors:
- a CDS encoding TonB-dependent receptor has product MTVITFSRFLLSGVAVGALALAFAAKAEDAVVEDVQVGAKSENGLTRQEEKVLLKTPRSAGIVAGEKATEEHLERLSDFSQLVPNYRPNIANPQTTTPAIRGVGVGVGTAAGVESQTGFVVDNVFYKHVGFQWADYVELESFELGLGPQGTAGGKNTTVGNVIVRTQLPSFERRATFETSFANYTHFIEKLNVTGPVVDDKLAYRATFYLDKGDGWIRDQNTGAEVLNNNRWGARGQLLYVGENVTDRLIFFRLMSDEYNSFLNGPFGDSAQLFANGTLAAPYSQTLWSRLGRVLLTTDPYKPYYTRGGTHHTRTIGASNELNWQIGENTLTSITAWGAFLTHPHGPMTGFQTLEINNSPVNTYVDQYSQEFRFASAKDVALEWQFGTYLFYEKFWSYSHNDFGSDAARWYNSPTTDPALLNGFIYHKDGKSTTFQAAGFGQGTYHLDELWSLTFGLRDSYESKEGSDFGWEEASSVKFSPAQVDTAIRGALGSGFFDTGGTRATRNMLTGIFNPSFKYSDNILLFGLVGRGEKAGAANVAALPILSGATFKGFQPVITKAESNWDYELGAKTNWLDGKLIANFNLYWTDIYNFQASQVDTSYSDSTGQPLRLTYMGNVPHVRLRGFEFTGRWKPLERLWFSFNGAYTEARYIDYSNAAPPSDWIWPTPNPTPAGFVKAPLTLSRSNTRWENLPKWALNVGVNYEHPLGPVFQDLGSDWERSITGFGYVNLAWQDKTQLTHPFSVLQYWQPAYSIVNAGLGLRTDDQKYTVSLWAKNVFDQRYITAWSQGNATTQATVGMQNAPRYFGGTLLVRLE; this is encoded by the coding sequence ATGACCGTGATCACGTTTTCGCGTTTTCTACTCTCCGGCGTCGCCGTCGGCGCTCTGGCGTTGGCGTTCGCAGCGAAAGCGGAAGACGCTGTGGTCGAGGACGTCCAGGTCGGCGCCAAGAGCGAGAATGGATTGACCCGACAGGAGGAGAAAGTCCTGTTGAAGACGCCCCGCTCGGCCGGGATTGTCGCGGGCGAGAAGGCCACAGAGGAACATCTGGAGCGTCTGTCCGACTTTTCGCAACTGGTGCCGAATTATCGGCCGAACATCGCCAATCCGCAGACGACGACCCCCGCTATTCGCGGGGTCGGCGTAGGAGTCGGAACTGCCGCGGGCGTCGAGTCGCAGACGGGATTCGTCGTCGACAATGTCTTCTACAAGCATGTCGGCTTCCAATGGGCCGATTATGTCGAGCTCGAATCTTTCGAGCTCGGCCTCGGTCCGCAGGGCACGGCCGGCGGCAAGAACACGACGGTCGGCAATGTCATCGTCCGCACTCAGCTTCCGTCCTTCGAACGTCGGGCCACATTCGAGACCTCCTTTGCAAACTACACTCATTTTATCGAGAAATTGAATGTCACAGGGCCGGTCGTAGACGACAAGCTCGCTTATCGCGCCACCTTCTACCTCGACAAGGGCGATGGCTGGATCCGCGATCAGAACACCGGCGCCGAGGTCCTGAACAACAATCGCTGGGGCGCACGCGGTCAATTGCTCTATGTCGGCGAGAACGTCACCGACAGGCTGATTTTCTTTCGGCTGATGTCGGACGAGTACAACAGCTTTCTGAACGGGCCATTCGGCGATTCGGCGCAGCTCTTCGCCAATGGGACACTGGCGGCGCCATATTCGCAAACTCTATGGTCGCGGCTCGGCCGCGTCCTTCTCACGACTGATCCCTATAAGCCATATTACACGCGTGGCGGCACGCATCACACTCGCACGATCGGGGCGTCGAATGAGCTGAATTGGCAGATTGGCGAGAACACGCTGACGTCGATCACCGCTTGGGGCGCGTTTCTGACGCATCCCCATGGTCCAATGACAGGATTCCAGACTTTAGAGATAAATAATAGCCCGGTTAATACATATGTAGACCAATATTCTCAGGAGTTTCGTTTTGCTTCTGCGAAGGATGTTGCCTTGGAGTGGCAATTCGGAACTTATCTATTCTACGAGAAATTTTGGTCTTATAGCCATAATGACTTTGGGTCTGACGCCGCGCGATGGTACAATTCTCCAACGACCGACCCCGCGCTGCTCAATGGCTTCATTTATCACAAGGACGGAAAATCGACGACCTTTCAGGCCGCCGGATTTGGACAAGGAACCTACCATCTCGACGAGCTGTGGTCGCTGACTTTCGGCTTGCGAGACAGCTACGAGAGCAAAGAAGGTTCCGATTTCGGCTGGGAAGAGGCTTCGAGCGTCAAATTCTCGCCGGCGCAAGTGGACACGGCCATTCGTGGCGCGCTCGGATCCGGCTTTTTCGACACCGGCGGAACGCGCGCGACCCGCAATATGCTGACTGGAATATTCAATCCGTCCTTCAAATATAGCGACAATATACTCCTATTCGGCCTGGTCGGACGAGGCGAGAAGGCGGGCGCGGCGAATGTCGCGGCCCTGCCGATTCTCTCCGGTGCGACATTCAAGGGGTTTCAGCCCGTCATCACCAAGGCCGAAAGCAATTGGGACTATGAGCTCGGCGCAAAGACGAATTGGCTCGACGGAAAGCTCATCGCCAATTTCAACCTCTATTGGACCGATATCTACAATTTTCAGGCCTCGCAGGTCGACACGAGCTATTCAGATAGCACCGGGCAGCCCCTGCGCCTGACTTATATGGGAAATGTGCCGCATGTCCGGCTGCGCGGCTTCGAGTTCACCGGCCGATGGAAACCGCTCGAGAGGCTGTGGTTCAGCTTCAATGGGGCTTATACCGAGGCGCGTTACATCGATTATTCGAACGCGGCTCCGCCGTCCGATTGGATATGGCCGACGCCCAATCCGACTCCGGCAGGCTTCGTCAAGGCGCCCCTGACCCTGTCGCGTTCGAACACGCGTTGGGAGAATCTGCCGAAATGGGCGCTCAATGTGGGCGTCAATTACGAGCATCCTTTGGGACCTGTTTTTCAGGATCTCGGTTCTGATTGGGAGCGCTCGATCACAGGATTCGGCTATGTCAATCTCGCTTGGCAGGACAAGACTCAGCTGACCCACCCGTTTTCCGTGCTTCAATACTGGCAGCCGGCCTATTCGATCGTGAATGCAGGCCTCGGCCTACGCACCGACGACCAAAAATACACCGTGTCGCTATGGGCCAAGAATGTCTTCGATCAGCGGTACATTACGGCGTGGTCGCAAGGCAACGCCACGACACAGGCGACCGTCGGCATGCAAAATGCGCCGCGCTACTTCGGCGGCACGCTTCTGGTGCGGCTCGAGTGA
- a CDS encoding lysophospholipid acyltransferase family protein, producing MPYLRALAFVLAMTGAFVFFVPVQWMARRRRWELRHNIQTGFCRVMCAIIGIEVRESGRLAGESPRFVVANHVSWTDIIALASRYPLVFLAKSEVSSWPVLGFLARLQGTVFVERGNRRAIPIVNAALAERLRQGDDIVVFAEGTSSDGAGVLKFNASHFAMLSDLAATNAAAPTLAPAAILYTERKSAPGGRLDVGWYGDMTFLPHLWSLMKRGGAKCHILWGEAVDPGSGDRKALAAATEARVRELLATDVAGRESKSNIAPARAPAAR from the coding sequence ATGCCTTATCTGCGCGCGCTCGCTTTCGTCCTGGCGATGACCGGGGCCTTCGTCTTCTTCGTTCCCGTCCAATGGATGGCGCGGAGACGGCGCTGGGAGCTGCGCCACAATATTCAGACCGGCTTTTGCCGGGTAATGTGCGCCATCATCGGCATAGAGGTCCGCGAGAGCGGCCGGCTCGCCGGCGAGAGCCCGCGATTCGTCGTCGCCAATCATGTCTCCTGGACCGACATCATCGCCCTCGCCAGCCGCTATCCGCTGGTCTTTCTGGCGAAGTCAGAGGTCTCCTCCTGGCCGGTGCTGGGCTTTCTCGCGCGGCTGCAAGGCACCGTCTTCGTCGAGCGCGGCAATCGACGCGCGATCCCCATCGTCAATGCGGCTCTGGCGGAACGGCTGCGGCAGGGCGACGATATCGTGGTCTTCGCGGAAGGCACGTCGAGCGACGGCGCCGGCGTGCTGAAATTCAACGCCTCGCATTTCGCCATGTTAAGCGATCTCGCCGCCACCAATGCGGCCGCGCCCACACTCGCTCCGGCCGCCATTCTCTATACGGAGCGAAAAAGCGCGCCCGGCGGCCGGCTGGACGTCGGCTGGTACGGGGATATGACTTTCCTCCCACATTTATGGAGTCTGATGAAGCGCGGCGGCGCAAAATGCCATATATTGTGGGGCGAGGCCGTGGACCCCGGCTCCGGCGACCGCAAGGCTCTCGCCGCCGCCACCGAGGCGCGCGTGCGAGAACTTCTGGCGACGGACGTTGCGGGCCGGGAAAGCAAGAGTAATATCGCCCCGGCGCGAGCCCCCGCCGCCCGTTGA
- the miaB gene encoding tRNA (N6-isopentenyl adenosine(37)-C2)-methylthiotransferase MiaB, with product MGPAKAYVKSYGCQMNIYDATRMADLLTARGYAEAADEDDADLVVLNTCHIREKATEKVYSELGRLARVKSERSAEGRDYRIVVAGCVAQAEGEEVLRRQRAVDLVVGPQSYHRLSDLLTRVEVGERVAETDFAVADKFEALRRAAAAGKRVRDVTAFVTAQEGCDKFCSFCVVPYTRGAEISRRPEEIVEEAEALAAAGVRELTIIGQNVNAYSGSDENGAPWSLPRLLARLERIEGVTRLRYTTSHPIDMTQELIDAHAELPTLAPFVHLPVQSGSDRILKAMNRRHDAGFYLDIVARLRAARPDIALSSDFIVGFPGETDADFEATLALIRAVGFASTFSFKYSPRPGTPGAERADQIDERVKSERLAILQALVEEQRQAFNAATVGRTVEVLFEKPGRHEGQIAGKSPYMQPVHAMGGLELIGKTLPVTIVAAGSNSLAGGIVDRTSLEAAREAAL from the coding sequence GTGGGACCCGCGAAAGCCTATGTGAAATCATATGGCTGCCAGATGAACATCTATGACGCGACGCGCATGGCCGATCTGCTCACGGCGCGCGGCTATGCGGAGGCCGCCGATGAGGACGACGCCGATCTCGTCGTGCTGAACACCTGCCATATTCGCGAGAAGGCGACGGAAAAGGTCTATTCCGAGCTCGGCCGCCTCGCTCGGGTGAAGAGCGAGCGCAGCGCCGAAGGACGGGACTATCGAATCGTCGTCGCCGGCTGCGTCGCCCAGGCGGAGGGAGAGGAAGTGCTGCGCCGCCAGCGCGCGGTCGATCTCGTCGTCGGGCCGCAGAGCTATCACCGCCTCTCTGATCTCCTGACCCGGGTCGAGGTCGGCGAGCGCGTCGCCGAGACGGATTTCGCCGTCGCCGACAAGTTCGAGGCGCTGCGCCGCGCGGCGGCCGCGGGCAAGCGCGTGCGCGACGTCACGGCCTTCGTCACGGCGCAGGAAGGATGCGACAAATTCTGCTCCTTCTGCGTGGTGCCCTACACACGCGGCGCCGAAATATCGCGTCGCCCGGAAGAGATCGTCGAGGAGGCGGAGGCGCTGGCCGCCGCCGGCGTGCGCGAGCTGACCATCATCGGCCAGAACGTCAACGCCTATAGCGGCTCGGACGAGAATGGCGCGCCCTGGTCCCTGCCCCGCCTGCTGGCGCGGCTGGAGCGTATCGAAGGCGTCACGCGGCTGCGCTACACCACCAGCCATCCGATCGATATGACGCAGGAGCTGATCGACGCCCATGCCGAGCTGCCGACTCTGGCGCCCTTCGTGCACCTTCCGGTACAATCCGGCTCGGATCGCATTTTGAAAGCGATGAACCGACGCCATGACGCGGGCTTTTATCTGGACATTGTCGCGCGGCTGCGCGCGGCGCGGCCGGATATCGCGCTGTCCTCCGATTTCATCGTCGGCTTTCCCGGCGAGACCGACGCGGATTTCGAGGCGACGCTGGCGCTCATTCGCGCTGTCGGATTCGCGTCCACTTTTTCGTTCAAATATTCGCCGCGCCCCGGCACGCCGGGCGCCGAGCGCGCGGATCAGATCGACGAGCGCGTCAAATCCGAGCGGCTCGCCATTCTGCAGGCGCTGGTCGAGGAGCAGCGGCAGGCGTTCAACGCCGCCACTGTCGGCCGCACGGTCGAGGTCCTGTTCGAGAAGCCCGGCCGGCACGAGGGTCAGATCGCCGGCAAGAGCCCCTATATGCAGCCCGTCCATGCGATGGGCGGCCTGGAGCTGATCGGAAAGACTCTGCCGGTGACGATCGTCGCCGCCGGCTCCAATTCGCTGGCCGGCGGCATCGTCGACCGAACGAGCCTTGAAGCTGCGAGGGAGGCCGCCCTGTGA
- a CDS encoding PhoH family protein, with the protein MTLDRERRVFEQPDAPRSGEPEAEITLAFEDNRYASLVFGLYDQHLAKIERRLAVSCFANGNHVTLKGRAEACEQARRVLEILYGRVQLGQKVGLGDVDGAIQESARQGSLFPEAEPGRAVFEQVSTRRRGPVRARNLAQDLYLRALKRYELVFAEGPAGTGKTWLAVGHAVSLLEQGVVERIILSRPAVEAGERLGFLPGDMREKVDPYLRPIYDGLHDFMDPRMVERGIQTGMIEVAPLAFMRGRTLTKACVLLDEAQNATSMQMKMFLTRLGDGSRMIINGDPSQTDLPPGQKSGLSEAIALLSDIEGVGRVKFAEGDVVRHDLVRQIVGAYEAAGREKAKPRES; encoded by the coding sequence GTGACGCTCGACCGCGAGAGACGGGTCTTCGAACAGCCGGACGCGCCGCGTTCGGGCGAGCCGGAGGCGGAGATCACGCTCGCCTTCGAGGATAATCGTTACGCCTCGCTGGTTTTCGGCCTCTATGACCAGCATCTCGCCAAGATCGAGCGGCGCCTTGCCGTCTCCTGCTTCGCCAATGGCAATCATGTCACGCTGAAGGGCCGCGCCGAGGCCTGCGAGCAGGCCCGCCGCGTGCTGGAGATTCTCTACGGCCGCGTGCAGCTCGGCCAGAAGGTGGGATTGGGCGACGTGGACGGCGCCATTCAGGAATCAGCTCGCCAGGGCAGCCTCTTTCCCGAGGCGGAGCCCGGCCGCGCGGTCTTCGAGCAGGTTTCGACGCGCCGGCGCGGGCCGGTGCGGGCGCGCAACCTCGCCCAGGATCTCTATCTGCGGGCGCTGAAGCGCTACGAGCTGGTGTTCGCCGAAGGGCCGGCCGGCACGGGCAAGACCTGGCTCGCCGTCGGCCATGCGGTCTCGCTGCTCGAGCAGGGCGTGGTCGAGCGCATCATTCTCTCGCGCCCGGCCGTGGAGGCCGGCGAGCGCTTGGGCTTCCTGCCCGGCGACATGCGCGAGAAGGTCGACCCTTATCTGCGGCCCATCTATGACGGCCTCCATGATTTCATGGATCCGCGCATGGTGGAGCGCGGCATTCAGACTGGCATGATAGAAGTGGCGCCGCTCGCCTTCATGCGCGGGCGCACGCTCACCAAGGCCTGCGTTTTGCTAGACGAAGCGCAGAACGCCACTTCCATGCAGATGAAAATGTTCCTCACCCGTCTCGGCGACGGATCGCGTATGATCATCAACGGCGACCCATCGCAAACCGATCTGCCGCCCGGCCAGAAATCCGGGCTGAGCGAGGCGATCGCGCTGCTCTCCGATATCGAGGGCGTCGGAAGGGTGAAATTCGCCGAGGGCGACGTGGTGCGCCACGACCTCGTGCGGCAAATCGTCGGCGCCTATGAGGCGGCCGGACGGGAGAAGGCGAAGCCTCGAGAATCATGA
- the ybeY gene encoding rRNA maturation RNase YbeY yields MSVAIDIIVTAPCWDQQAGLDELTQSTVRECVAQTAAPLAPGCELSVNFTDDATIRELNAQWRGMDKPTNVLSFETPGPLARRMALGDIVIAHETVAREAAEQDKSFDAHLTHLLIHGFLHLIGYDHQAPREAEEMEALERRIAAALGLNDPYEGSELVAEASSKGKSNGDV; encoded by the coding sequence ATGAGCGTCGCGATCGACATTATCGTCACTGCGCCCTGCTGGGATCAGCAGGCCGGGCTCGACGAACTGACGCAGAGTACCGTGCGCGAGTGCGTCGCCCAGACGGCGGCGCCGCTCGCGCCGGGCTGCGAGCTGAGCGTCAACTTCACCGATGACGCGACGATCCGTGAATTGAACGCGCAATGGCGCGGCATGGACAAGCCCACCAATGTGCTCTCCTTCGAGACGCCCGGCCCGCTCGCGCGCCGCATGGCGCTCGGCGATATCGTCATCGCGCATGAGACGGTCGCGCGCGAGGCGGCGGAGCAGGACAAGAGCTTCGACGCGCATCTCACCCATTTGCTCATTCATGGATTTCTGCATCTGATCGGCTACGACCATCAAGCTCCACGGGAGGCCGAAGAGATGGAGGCGCTGGAGCGCCGCATAGCGGCGGCGCTCGGCCTCAATGATCCTTACGAAGGCTCCGAGCTCGTGGCGGAGGCTTCATCCAAAGGAAAATCGAACGGCGATGTCTAG
- a CDS encoding hemolysin family protein, whose protein sequence is MSRTDNGEHAASRREQRSGIVDRLRALIGLGSPSVREDIEEALEGAAGDVTPHERVLLKNVLALHDLRVADAMIPRADIVAVAQDATLGETLALFRNAGHSRLPVYGDTLDDPRGMIHIRDFVDYLASLAERAEPVTAEAPAPSEHAPTVSLAAIDFSAELSTVTVLKPVLYVPPSMPALDLLVKMQATRTHLALVIDEYGGTHGLVTMEDIVEMIVGDIEDEHDVDEEPRIETVSDGVYLIDAKADLEEVSQRLGVDFTPEDDGAEVTTLGGLVASLAGHVPMRGEIVPAPVDGWEFEIVEADPRRVARLLVHAPK, encoded by the coding sequence ATGTCTAGGACGGATAATGGCGAGCACGCGGCCTCGAGGCGCGAGCAGCGAAGCGGCATCGTCGATCGGCTGCGCGCGCTCATCGGGCTCGGCTCGCCCTCGGTGCGCGAGGACATAGAGGAGGCGCTGGAAGGCGCCGCCGGCGATGTGACGCCGCATGAGCGCGTGCTGCTGAAAAATGTGCTGGCCCTGCATGATCTGCGCGTCGCCGACGCGATGATCCCGCGCGCCGATATCGTCGCCGTCGCGCAGGACGCCACGCTCGGGGAGACGCTGGCGCTGTTCCGCAACGCCGGCCATTCGCGCCTGCCCGTCTATGGCGACACGCTCGACGATCCGCGCGGCATGATCCATATTCGCGATTTCGTCGACTATCTCGCCTCGCTCGCCGAGCGCGCCGAGCCCGTGACGGCGGAAGCGCCGGCGCCGAGCGAGCATGCGCCGACCGTCTCGCTCGCCGCGATCGATTTTTCCGCGGAGCTCTCCACCGTCACCGTGCTGAAGCCGGTGCTCTATGTGCCGCCCTCCATGCCGGCGCTCGATCTTTTGGTGAAGATGCAGGCGACGCGCACGCATCTCGCGCTCGTTATCGACGAATATGGCGGCACGCATGGTCTCGTCACGATGGAGGACATCGTCGAGATGATCGTCGGCGACATAGAGGACGAGCATGACGTCGACGAGGAGCCGCGCATAGAGACCGTGTCCGACGGCGTCTATCTCATCGACGCCAAGGCCGATCTCGAGGAAGTCTCGCAGCGGCTCGGCGTCGATTTCACGCCGGAGGACGACGGCGCCGAAGTGACGACGCTCGGCGGGCTCGTTGCCTCGCTCGCCGGCCATGTGCCGATGCGCGGCGAGATCGTGCCCGCGCCGGTGGACGGCTGGGAATTCGAGATCGTCGAAGCCGATCCGCGCCGCGTCGCGCGCCTGCTGGTTCATGCGCCGAAATAG
- a CDS encoding DUF7676 family protein, producing MTNATPQRRLEPDGTPVDVFALPTDAPSLEALLRDLFENHWREIVFGPIIQGAAFEIHVDQAPTHIGLLDGYLTIAFGQTHFHVCIGETKGPRSRPTPPELARHRRTARAELHRRFSGTCVPMSWSLQLFNGADEQQLAVLLPNPFLHPETEKVLREPDWSRLSLWDALRARWLGLVEADPLDRAAH from the coding sequence ATGACGAATGCGACGCCGCAACGGCGCCTGGAGCCGGATGGAACGCCGGTCGATGTCTTCGCGCTGCCGACCGACGCGCCGAGCCTCGAAGCGCTGCTGCGCGATCTCTTCGAAAATCATTGGCGCGAGATCGTGTTCGGGCCGATCATTCAAGGCGCGGCCTTCGAGATTCATGTCGATCAGGCGCCGACGCATATCGGTCTTCTCGATGGCTATCTCACCATTGCTTTCGGGCAGACGCATTTTCATGTCTGCATCGGCGAGACGAAAGGACCGCGCAGCCGGCCGACGCCGCCGGAACTCGCGCGGCACAGGCGCACGGCGCGCGCGGAGCTGCATCGGCGCTTCTCGGGGACATGCGTTCCCATGTCCTGGAGCCTGCAATTGTTCAATGGCGCGGATGAGCAGCAGCTCGCCGTGCTCTTGCCCAATCCGTTTCTGCATCCAGAAACGGAAAAAGTCCTGCGTGAGCCCGATTGGTCGCGGCTCTCATTGTGGGATGCGCTGCGGGCGCGCTGGCTCGGGCTCGTCGAGGCCGATCCGCTCGATCGGGCAGCGCATTGA